The Belonocnema kinseyi isolate 2016_QV_RU_SX_M_011 chromosome 10, B_treatae_v1, whole genome shotgun sequence genome has a window encoding:
- the LOC117181092 gene encoding repetitive proline-rich cell wall protein-like produces MADFAGAVAKSIGILPAVIETAVSKSVGFPPADHAEPDYKSDVPPPADLPEGIHKSVVPPPAELPEDIHKSVVPPPADLPEAIHKSVVPPPADLPKDIHKSVVPPPADRPEAISKSVVPPQADHAKTVPESVVLPPVDLVEAVPKPVDLPPVHMKEPESKPDVSGPVALPPFDMKEPESKPDVSGPVALPPFDMKEPESKPGVTGSVALPPVHMKEPESKPGVTGPVAIPAVHMKEPESKPDVSGPVALPPFDMKEPESKPVDQLPFHHSI; encoded by the exons ATGG CCGATTTTGCAGGAGCTGTTGCTAAATCAATCGGCATTCTACCAGCCGTGATTGAAACAGCCGTTTCTAAATCAGTCGGCTTTCCACCAGCGGACCATGCAGAACCCGATTATAAATCAGACGTCCCTCCACCAGCCGATCTTCCAGAAGGCATTCATAAATCAGTCGTCCCTCCACCAGCCGAGCTTCCAGAAGACATTCATAAATCAGTCGTCCCTCCACCAGCCGATCTTCCAGAAGCCATTCATAAATCAGTCGTCCCTCCACCAGCCGATCTTCCAAAAGATATTCATAAATCAGTCGTCCCTCCACCAGCCGATCGCCCAGAAGCCATTTCTAAATCAGTTGTCCCGCCGCAAGCCGACCATGCTAAAACCGTTCCTGAATCAGTCGTCCTTCCACCAGTCGATCTTGTAGAAGCGGTTCCTAAACCAGTCGACCTTCCACCAGTCCATATGAAAGAACCCGAATCTAAACCAGACGTCAGTGGACCAGTTGCCCTTCCACCATTCGATATGAAAGAACCCGAATCTAAACCAGACGTCAGTGGACCAGTTGCCCTTCCACCATTCGATATGAAAGAACCCGAATCTAAACCAGGCGTCACTGGATCAGTTGCCCTTCCACCAGTCCATATGAAAGAACCCGAATCTAAACCAGGCGTCACTGGACCAGTTGCCATTCCAGCAGTCCATATGAAAGAACCCGAATCTAAACCAGACGTCAGTGGACCAGTTGCCCTTCCACCATTCGATATGAAAGAACCCGAATCTAAACCAG TGGACCAGTTGCCCTTCCACCATTCGATATGA
- the LOC117181093 gene encoding repetitive proline-rich cell wall protein 2-like has protein sequence MKEPESKPGVIGSVAPPPFDMKESESKPDVIGPVALPPFDMKEPESKPGVIGSVALPPVHMKEPESKTGVTGPVALPPVHMKEPESKPGVTGPVALPPVDMKEPESKPGVTGPVALPPVDVKEPESKPDVTGPVALPPVDMKEPESKPDVTGPVDLPPV, from the coding sequence ATGAAAGAACCCGAATCTAAACCAGGCGTCATTGGATCAGTTGCCCCTCCACCATTCGATATGAAAGAATCCGAATCTAAACCAGACGTCATTGGACCAGTTGCCCTTCCACCATTCGATATGAAAGAACCCGAATCTAAGCCAGGCGTCATTGGATCAGTTGCCCTTCCACCAGTCCATATGAAAGAACCCGAATCTAAAACAGGCGTCACTGGACCAGTTGCCCTTCCACCAGTCCATATGAAAGAACCCGAATCTAAACCAGGCGTCACTGGACCAGTTGCCCTTCCACCAGTCGATATGAAAGAACCTGAATCTAAACCAGGCGTCACTGGACCAGTTGCCCTTCCACCAGTCGATGTGAAAGAACCAGAATCGAAACCAGACGTCACTGGACCAGTTGCCCTTCCACCAGTCGATATGAAAGAACCCGAATCTAAACCAGACGTCACTGGACCAGTTGATCTTCCACCAGTCTAA